A region from the Brassica napus cultivar Da-Ae chromosome C8, Da-Ae, whole genome shotgun sequence genome encodes:
- the LOC106414771 gene encoding acanthoscurrin-1: MAKLFFTLFLVLPLASAFACGARNIPGGLSDQKNYLGFGGGYSGIGDNGLPFGGLVGGVTGPSGTLGFGGLGGVGGGLGGGLGNGIGGGVGGGSTGGVHFP; the protein is encoded by the coding sequence ATGGCGAAGTTGTTTTTCACTCTCTTCTTGGTTCTTCCTCTAGCTTCAGCTTTTGCTTGTGGCGCAAGAAACATCCCAGGAGGACTCTCTGACCAGAAGAATTACCTCGGATTCGGTGGTGGGTATTCCGGTATCGGAGACAATGGTTTACCTTTCGGTGGCCTCGTTGGAGGTGTCACTGGTCCCAGTGGTACTCTTGGCTTTGGTGGACTTGGTGGTGTTGGTGGAGGACTAGGCGGTGGCTTAGGAAACGGTATAGGCGGTGGAGTTGGTGGGGGAAGTACGGGAGGAGTTCATTTCCCTTGA